One genomic segment of bacterium includes these proteins:
- a CDS encoding sigma-70 family RNA polymerase sigma factor: MEKAFKGATPQQKQKIVEDYLPLVKKIARGLARRSTDPVEDLIQVGSIGLLEAIERYETGHNTEFKTYAVHFITGHIRHYLRDRQNLMRGPRVLQELSYRLSQVTAKLTQEFGREPTNHELSSALSVTPEQVDEVKQYDRRVTVLWLDQEGHDGDDDEQRSLLESLSDPRSSNDSRDELDEKLILTEAMSRLPGAQRELLEMRYFQDLTQAELSRRLGISQMEVCRRLKKAEKQLRTVLTPKNA; encoded by the coding sequence ATGGAAAAGGCTTTCAAGGGAGCCACCCCCCAGCAGAAACAAAAGATCGTCGAAGACTACCTGCCGCTGGTCAAGAAGATCGCGCGGGGTCTCGCCCGCCGCAGCACGGATCCGGTCGAAGACCTGATCCAGGTCGGCTCCATCGGCCTGTTGGAGGCCATCGAGCGCTACGAGACCGGTCACAACACCGAGTTCAAGACCTACGCCGTCCACTTCATCACCGGCCACATCCGCCACTACCTGCGCGATCGCCAGAACCTCATGCGCGGTCCCCGCGTCCTGCAGGAGCTCTCCTACCGCCTCTCGCAGGTCACCGCCAAGCTGACGCAGGAGTTCGGCCGCGAGCCGACCAACCATGAGCTCTCCAGCGCCCTCTCCGTCACCCCCGAGCAGGTCGACGAGGTCAAGCAGTACGACCGCCGCGTCACCGTCCTGTGGCTCGACCAGGAGGGCCACGACGGCGACGACGACGAGCAGCGCTCGCTGCTCGAGAGCCTCTCGGACCCTCGCTCCAGCAACGATAGCCGCGACGAGCTCGACGAGAAGCTGATCCTCACCGAAGCCATGAGCCGCTTGCCCGGCGCCCAGCGCGAGCTGCTCGAGATGCGCTACTTCCAGGACCTCACCCAGGCCGAACTCTCGCGCCGGCTCGGGATCTCCCAGATGGAGGTCTGCCGCCGGCTCAAGAAGGCCGAGAAGCAGCTGCGCACCGTCCTGACGCCCAAGAACGCCTAA
- the trpD gene encoding anthranilate phosphoribosyltransferase — protein MIQEATRALLSGRSLERSEARGAMEAIFAPAAPVQVASFLTALTMKGETPDEIAGLAEAMRAHAVPVPGSWPELLDTCGTGGDRSGTFNISTTVAFIAASCGLKVAKHGNRSASSLCGSADVLEALGVHVDLEPEHAAECLEQHGITFLFAPRYHPAMKHVAPLRRELGFPTAFNLLGPLCNPLRPSHQVLGVFRHAHVPLMARTLRELGTRRALVVHGHGGLDELSLEGPSEVAELKPDGTIRTFQLDPRDAGLQAAPLAALAGGDAPTNARLIRGVLSGEDRGPCRDVVLWNAAAALWIGGAAHDMIAGVALAAEAIDSGAASAKLEAFGRATRRS, from the coding sequence ATGATCCAGGAAGCCACGCGCGCCCTGCTCTCCGGCCGCTCGCTCGAGCGCTCCGAGGCGCGCGGCGCCATGGAGGCGATCTTCGCCCCGGCGGCCCCCGTCCAGGTCGCAAGCTTCCTCACCGCCCTGACCATGAAAGGCGAGACCCCCGACGAGATCGCGGGCCTCGCCGAAGCCATGCGCGCGCACGCCGTGCCGGTGCCGGGCTCCTGGCCCGAGCTGCTCGACACCTGCGGCACGGGGGGCGATCGCTCGGGCACCTTCAACATCTCGACCACCGTCGCCTTCATCGCGGCAAGCTGCGGCCTCAAGGTCGCCAAGCACGGCAACCGCTCGGCTTCGAGCCTCTGCGGCAGCGCCGACGTGCTGGAGGCCCTCGGCGTCCACGTGGACCTCGAACCCGAACATGCCGCCGAGTGCCTCGAACAGCACGGCATCACCTTCCTCTTCGCCCCGCGCTACCACCCGGCCATGAAGCACGTGGCCCCGCTGCGGCGCGAGCTCGGCTTCCCCACCGCCTTCAACCTGCTCGGCCCCCTCTGCAACCCGCTGCGCCCAAGCCACCAGGTGCTCGGAGTCTTCCGGCATGCGCACGTTCCTTTGATGGCTCGCACCCTGCGCGAGCTGGGCACCCGCCGGGCGCTGGTCGTCCACGGCCACGGCGGCCTCGACGAGCTCTCGCTCGAAGGCCCTTCCGAAGTGGCCGAGCTCAAGCCCGACGGCACCATCCGCACCTTCCAGCTGGATCCGCGCGACGCGGGCCTCCAAGCCGCCCCGCTCGCGGCCCTGGCGGGAGGCGACGCCCCCACCAACGCCCGCCTCATCCGCGGGGTGCTTTCGGGCGAGGATCGGGGCCCCTGCCGTGACGTGGTCCTCTGGAACGCCGCTGCCGCCCTGTGGATCGGCGGGGCCGCCCATGACATGATCGCAGGGGTTGCCCTCGCCGCCGAAGCGATCGACTCGGGAGCGGCGAGTGCGAAGCTCGAGGCGTTCGGCCGCGCCACCAGACGTTCCTGA
- a CDS encoding ABC transporter permease, whose amino-acid sequence MASPALSSDAATSAGAAPGAARRRMAPATILSLGVLAAFALLAIAAPWVWHGDPLSQLLDGLDAVGMPLPPSWAHPMGTDDLGRDVLARWLVGARASLWVGLSATALAGIIGGAVGILSGYFKGWVDLLLMRLTEIVMAFPTLLLAIGLAAVLPSSPWMVVLTLGLVGWTAIARVVRASALSVREQEFIGAAEATGASHAWILAKHVLPNVMPILASLLTLKLADMLLLEAALSFLGLGVRLPEPSWGNMMQGGQAYFYSAPWLIAMPGFGILAVVLAANVLGDRWGQKGKA is encoded by the coding sequence ATGGCCTCCCCCGCTCTCTCCTCCGATGCCGCCACGTCCGCCGGCGCAGCCCCCGGCGCTGCGCGCCGACGCATGGCGCCGGCCACCATCCTGAGCCTGGGAGTCCTCGCTGCCTTCGCCTTGCTTGCGATCGCAGCCCCCTGGGTCTGGCACGGGGACCCGCTCTCGCAGCTCTTAGACGGCCTGGATGCGGTCGGCATGCCCCTGCCGCCGAGCTGGGCGCACCCCATGGGCACCGACGACCTGGGCCGCGACGTGCTCGCGCGCTGGCTGGTCGGCGCCCGGGCCTCCTTGTGGGTGGGCCTCTCGGCCACGGCGCTCGCGGGAATCATCGGCGGGGCGGTCGGCATCCTCTCGGGCTACTTCAAAGGCTGGGTGGATCTTCTACTCATGCGCCTGACCGAGATCGTCATGGCCTTCCCGACCCTGCTCTTGGCCATCGGCCTCGCGGCGGTGCTGCCCTCCTCGCCCTGGATGGTGGTCTTGACCCTGGGGCTGGTGGGCTGGACCGCGATCGCCCGGGTGGTACGCGCGAGCGCCCTCTCGGTACGCGAGCAGGAGTTCATCGGTGCGGCCGAGGCGACCGGCGCCTCGCACGCTTGGATCCTCGCCAAGCACGTGCTCCCCAACGTCATGCCGATCCTCGCCTCGCTCTTGACCCTCAAGCTCGCCGACATGCTCTTGCTGGAGGCGGCCCTGAGCTTCCTCGGCCTGGGGGTACGGCTGCCCGAGCCCAGCTGGGGCAACATGATGCAGGGCGGGCAAGCCTACTTCTACTCCGCCCCGTGGCTCATCGCCATGCCGGGGTTCGGGATCCTCGCGGTGGTGCTCGCCGCCAACGTGCTCGGCGATCGCTGGGGCCAGAAGGGGAAGGCCTGA
- a CDS encoding FHIPEP family type III secretion protein — MPNHPLRRTFAKLFPWLAPAHRDGVAQEMPYDDPIRDPEAVLLGLNAPPIRVEVGSELIGLVDASSGGTLMDGIVMLRVKLAEEMGWVIPGVQFRDNPGLTPLGYRLFVWGQAVAEGIVMPGMMGVDPESLSPEQAKAARVGERPATGQLVAWIPQTLEQAAQQGVSADEMLLEHLEVVLRKNLYRLVTPDSLSFALDRRLRLYGRELADELLSRFVTRGEFMLCLRELLKAGRSVRDLPQIVEALYTSCHERCTRGSTPSDAMFGMALQVPQFTPYDLAQSVCRQLGWPPLDERLLRSH; from the coding sequence ATGCCGAACCACCCCTTGCGCCGCACCTTCGCCAAGCTCTTCCCTTGGTTGGCTCCTGCTCATCGCGACGGTGTCGCCCAGGAGATGCCCTACGACGACCCGATCCGCGATCCCGAGGCGGTGCTCTTGGGCCTCAACGCCCCTCCCATCCGGGTGGAGGTCGGCTCCGAGCTGATCGGCCTGGTCGATGCGAGCTCGGGCGGCACCCTCATGGACGGCATCGTCATGCTCCGGGTCAAGCTCGCCGAAGAGATGGGGTGGGTCATCCCGGGGGTCCAGTTCCGCGACAACCCCGGCCTCACGCCGCTGGGCTACCGCCTCTTCGTCTGGGGCCAGGCCGTCGCCGAGGGCATCGTCATGCCCGGCATGATGGGGGTGGACCCCGAGTCCCTCTCGCCCGAGCAGGCCAAGGCCGCCCGCGTCGGTGAGCGTCCCGCCACCGGCCAGCTGGTCGCGTGGATCCCCCAGACCCTCGAGCAGGCGGCCCAGCAGGGCGTCTCGGCCGACGAGATGCTCCTGGAGCACCTGGAGGTGGTCCTGCGCAAGAACCTCTACCGCCTGGTGACCCCCGACAGCCTGAGCTTCGCCCTCGACCGCCGCTTGCGCCTCTACGGCCGCGAGCTGGCCGACGAGCTCTTGAGCCGCTTCGTCACCCGCGGCGAGTTCATGCTCTGCCTGCGCGAGCTCCTCAAGGCCGGGCGCTCGGTCCGCGACCTGCCCCAGATCGTCGAGGCTCTCTACACCTCGTGCCACGAGCGCTGCACCCGCGGCTCGACCCCGTCTGACGCCATGTTCGGCATGGCCCTGCAGGTGCCCCAGTTCACCCCCTACGATCTGGCCCAGTCCGTGTGCCGGCAGCTGGGGTGGCCTCCGCTGGACGAGCGCCTCCTGCGCTCCCACTAA
- a CDS encoding D-alanyl-D-alanine carboxypeptidase codes for MAKPYRLSVLIGILALGLSALPARAETVLSAKSALVLDAMGNVLYERNPTAKLPPASTTKVLTVLVALESAHLDDPVSISRKAAAAEPSKLGLKPGETYTVRELCYAALMKSANDACVALAEHIAGSEAQFAVLMNRKARLLGARDSHFANSNGLPHKKHYSTARDLAMILQAALQNPVFVRIATTTSIELEWPGHHPSVTVHNKNRLLTQYAYPVLGKTGYTLAARHCYVGQAQSENPVTVVLLGSQKLWPEARKLLDIGTQAVERQIAAGGGQAARTALTPASY; via the coding sequence ATGGCCAAGCCGTATCGTCTCTCTGTCTTGATCGGGATATTGGCCCTCGGACTCTCGGCCCTTCCGGCGCGGGCCGAGACCGTGCTGTCGGCCAAATCGGCCCTGGTGCTCGATGCCATGGGCAACGTCCTCTACGAGCGCAACCCCACGGCCAAGCTGCCTCCCGCGAGCACCACCAAGGTCCTCACGGTGCTGGTCGCCCTCGAGAGCGCCCACCTGGACGACCCGGTCTCGATCTCGCGCAAGGCCGCCGCCGCCGAGCCCTCCAAGCTCGGCCTCAAGCCCGGCGAGACCTACACCGTTCGCGAGCTGTGCTACGCCGCCCTCATGAAGTCCGCCAACGACGCCTGCGTGGCGCTGGCCGAGCACATCGCGGGGTCCGAGGCCCAGTTCGCCGTTCTCATGAATCGTAAGGCACGCTTGCTCGGCGCGCGCGACTCCCACTTCGCCAACTCCAACGGCCTGCCCCACAAGAAGCACTACTCCACCGCCCGGGACCTGGCCATGATCTTGCAGGCGGCCCTTCAGAACCCGGTCTTCGTCCGGATCGCGACGACGACCTCCATCGAGCTGGAGTGGCCCGGCCATCACCCATCGGTGACGGTCCACAACAAGAATCGCCTCTTGACCCAGTACGCCTACCCGGTGCTCGGCAAGACGGGCTACACCCTGGCGGCGCGCCACTGCTACGTGGGCCAGGCCCAGAGCGAGAACCCGGTCACGGTGGTGCTGTTGGGCAGCCAGAAGCTCTGGCCCGAGGCCCGCAAGCTGCTCGATATCGGGACCCAGGCGGTCGAGCGCCAGATCGCCGCCGGCGGCGGCCAGGCCGCACGGACGGCGCTCACCCCCGCCTCGTACTGA
- a CDS encoding ABC transporter permease has product MAVLRRLLLALAVWLGVATLTFGLMYLIPADPAQTLAGAQADPETVAAIRTQLGLDDPLGAQYLRYLGNALRGDFGHSYVTGEPVLPTLLARFPATLQLAVGALVVYLLLGVGFGVVGGVKPRSLGDRMGRLVAVGGVSVPTFWLGLVLLYLFAYKAPILPLGGYGSPLHLILPALTLGVGGAAYYARLLRTTLLEAMGSDYVRTARAKGLPEGRIVARHAMPNAALPALTLFGLDFAHLLGGAVLTESIFAWPGIGSNAMQAIANLDVPTIMGTVLFSATVIVLFNLVIDLAYGFADPRLKGV; this is encoded by the coding sequence ATGGCCGTCCTTCGCCGCCTGCTGTTGGCCCTCGCCGTCTGGCTCGGGGTCGCCACCCTGACCTTCGGGCTCATGTACCTGATCCCCGCCGACCCCGCTCAGACCCTGGCCGGGGCCCAGGCCGATCCCGAGACGGTCGCGGCCATCCGCACCCAGCTGGGCCTCGACGATCCCCTGGGGGCCCAGTACCTGCGCTACCTCGGCAACGCCCTGCGCGGGGACTTCGGCCACTCCTACGTCACGGGCGAACCGGTGCTGCCGACGCTGCTCGCGCGCTTCCCCGCCACCCTCCAGCTCGCCGTGGGAGCACTCGTCGTCTACCTGCTCTTGGGGGTCGGCTTCGGGGTCGTCGGCGGCGTGAAGCCACGGTCGCTCGGAGATCGCATGGGCCGCCTCGTCGCCGTGGGCGGGGTGTCGGTGCCCACCTTCTGGCTGGGGCTCGTGCTCCTGTACCTCTTCGCCTACAAGGCCCCCATCCTGCCGCTCGGCGGCTACGGCAGCCCCCTGCACCTGATCCTGCCCGCGCTCACCCTGGGCGTGGGCGGAGCCGCCTACTACGCACGCCTGTTGCGCACCACCCTTTTGGAAGCCATGGGCAGCGACTACGTCCGCACCGCCCGGGCCAAGGGCCTCCCCGAAGGGCGAATCGTCGCCCGTCACGCCATGCCCAACGCCGCCCTGCCGGCCTTGACCCTCTTCGGGCTCGACTTCGCTCATCTCTTGGGCGGGGCGGTGCTCACCGAGAGCATCTTCGCCTGGCCCGGCATCGGCAGCAACGCCATGCAGGCGATCGCCAACCTCGACGTGCCCACCATCATGGGCACGGTCCTCTTCTCGGCCACGGTGATCGTCCTGTTCAACCTGGTGATCGATCTGGCCTACGGCTTCGCAGATCCGCGCCTTAAGGGTGTTTAA
- a CDS encoding tetratricopeptide repeat protein, whose protein sequence is MNAQAEMGIKAFKEGRIAEAIVFLEFATKFNPDNHQVWLMLARAYQKDGQALKAAETYKLVLDNTQDMQLTGYAREGLGSIEDPRALAAVRVEATALNCPECGVAIPPSRQERPWCTCGWNNKALSSVSSRLFISDVQGYCRRRSVKVSVMFRGDVIVIGASEVRIQGIGTRTYPVNPRLLFPASSGMLCLDQRDLGPVMAKVNDEALFRERAASADDLTMGKLYTWSQFMARLSEFRGYDVSTRSPDTSLAGLLASYNALDPELINDAQELREPQETLGQTILRLGISNFEAMVTAVVGDFRIAQPGARTFHERLGSLLVAKGCISPVQLQEALGLQPRLRKPLGEILVGHLKACSAADLQGVLKTQRPLNVMLPEADMLGELLVARKKLTRTDMLQALADEQTKRRVPLGEVLINMSLITHQDLQGVLAWQTQKKRLTQMGTPRLGELLIDQKVLTETALAEALRHQVVDQQPLGRILVSRGLCTPEQVLAALDGQIARRNQLAGTEGGEDEAPQPASRRVTTPLKVQTGKLAGPIPTSRKPSKQAPAARSRNRWIAVAIAACALVGAVVLVFFVKPGTAPSPDQTQSRPK, encoded by the coding sequence GTGAACGCTCAGGCGGAGATGGGCATCAAGGCGTTCAAGGAGGGTCGGATCGCCGAGGCGATCGTCTTTTTGGAGTTCGCCACCAAGTTCAACCCGGACAACCACCAGGTGTGGTTGATGCTGGCGCGCGCCTACCAGAAGGACGGCCAGGCCCTCAAGGCCGCCGAGACCTACAAGCTCGTCCTCGACAACACCCAAGACATGCAGCTGACGGGCTACGCCCGGGAGGGGCTCGGCTCGATCGAGGACCCCCGGGCGCTCGCGGCCGTGCGGGTCGAGGCGACGGCCCTGAACTGCCCCGAGTGCGGGGTGGCCATCCCGCCCAGCCGCCAGGAGCGGCCCTGGTGCACCTGCGGCTGGAACAACAAGGCTCTGTCGAGCGTCTCCAGCCGCCTTTTCATCAGCGACGTGCAGGGCTACTGCCGGCGCCGTTCGGTCAAGGTGAGCGTCATGTTCCGCGGGGACGTGATCGTCATCGGCGCGAGCGAGGTCCGCATCCAGGGCATCGGGACCCGGACCTACCCGGTCAACCCGCGCCTGCTCTTTCCCGCTTCGAGCGGGATGCTTTGCCTGGATCAGCGGGACCTGGGCCCGGTGATGGCCAAGGTGAACGACGAGGCCCTGTTCCGCGAGCGCGCCGCCTCCGCCGACGACCTCACCATGGGCAAGCTCTACACCTGGAGCCAGTTCATGGCGCGCCTCTCGGAGTTCCGCGGCTATGACGTGAGCACGCGCTCGCCCGACACCAGCCTCGCGGGACTGCTCGCTTCCTACAACGCCCTCGACCCCGAGCTGATCAACGACGCCCAGGAGCTGCGCGAGCCCCAGGAGACCCTCGGCCAGACCATCCTGCGCCTGGGCATCTCCAACTTCGAGGCGATGGTGACGGCGGTGGTCGGCGACTTTAGGATCGCCCAGCCCGGCGCGCGGACCTTCCACGAGCGGCTCGGCTCCCTCTTGGTCGCAAAAGGCTGCATCTCGCCGGTCCAGTTGCAGGAGGCCCTCGGACTGCAGCCCCGCCTGCGCAAGCCGCTTGGCGAGATCCTGGTGGGCCACCTCAAGGCCTGCTCGGCGGCTGACCTCCAGGGGGTGCTCAAGACTCAGCGCCCCCTCAACGTCATGCTGCCCGAGGCGGACATGCTCGGCGAGCTCCTGGTGGCGCGCAAGAAGCTGACCCGCACCGACATGCTCCAGGCCCTCGCCGATGAGCAGACCAAGCGCCGGGTGCCGCTGGGCGAGGTGCTGATCAACATGAGCCTCATCACCCACCAGGACCTGCAGGGGGTGCTCGCCTGGCAGACCCAGAAGAAGCGCCTGACCCAGATGGGGACCCCTCGCCTGGGCGAGTTGCTCATCGATCAGAAGGTCCTCACCGAAACGGCCCTCGCCGAGGCCCTGCGCCACCAGGTCGTCGACCAGCAGCCCCTCGGGCGGATCCTGGTCTCGCGCGGCCTCTGCACGCCGGAGCAGGTCCTCGCGGCGCTCGACGGCCAGATCGCTCGGCGCAACCAGCTGGCAGGCACCGAGGGCGGCGAGGACGAGGCGCCTCAGCCCGCTTCACGGCGGGTCACCACCCCGCTCAAGGTGCAGACCGGCAAGCTCGCGGGTCCCATCCCTACCAGCCGCAAGCCCTCCAAGCAGGCCCCGGCCGCTCGGTCGCGCAATCGCTGGATCGCGGTGGCGATCGCCGCCTGCGCGCTCGTGGGGGCCGTGGTTCTCGTTTTCTTCGTCAAGCCCGGAACGGCGCCGAGCCCCGACCAAACCCAGTCTCGCCCCAAGTAG
- a CDS encoding DUF1997 domain-containing protein — translation MEVTLDAYTERTVTLEGTPEEVARYFSANEALLGKLIGHERVSCQGPGLYRVATRGFSALGLSVTPCFDVAFTDRPGVTHMQSQGCHLLSGSELDLSASFEGEAQFLEEGGGTNLFCWTQAEAALRLPRAMGLLPHGVVKGALQSLMQHTLDALSARFVPLIREDFAAWQAAERKQLSEEPKCP, via the coding sequence ATGGAGGTCACCCTCGACGCCTACACCGAGCGCACCGTGACCCTTGAAGGGACGCCTGAGGAAGTCGCGCGCTACTTCTCGGCCAACGAGGCGCTGCTCGGCAAGCTGATCGGCCATGAGCGGGTCTCCTGCCAGGGCCCCGGCCTCTACCGGGTCGCCACCCGCGGCTTCTCCGCCCTGGGGCTCTCGGTGACGCCCTGCTTCGACGTAGCCTTCACCGACCGCCCCGGCGTCACCCACATGCAGAGCCAGGGCTGCCACCTGCTCTCGGGCAGCGAGCTGGACCTCTCGGCCTCCTTCGAGGGCGAGGCCCAGTTCCTCGAAGAGGGGGGCGGGACGAACCTGTTCTGCTGGACCCAGGCCGAGGCCGCGCTCCGGCTGCCGCGCGCCATGGGCCTCTTGCCCCATGGGGTGGTCAAGGGTGCTCTCCAGTCCCTGATGCAGCACACCCTCGATGCCTTGAGCGCCCGCTTCGTGCCCCTCATCCGCGAAGACTTCGCCGCATGGCAGGCCGCAGAGCGCAAGCAACTGAGCGAGGAGCCGAAATGCCCCTGA
- a CDS encoding HU family DNA-binding protein, giving the protein MNKEELIKQISVKAKVSQKEAGECLNATIEAISSALAKGDKITLVGFGTFQVRERAAREGRNPRTGAVLKIPAKKSPVWTAGKTLKERVEGAKKKAAAKKK; this is encoded by the coding sequence ATGAACAAAGAAGAACTCATCAAGCAGATCAGCGTGAAGGCCAAGGTCTCCCAGAAGGAAGCCGGTGAGTGCCTGAACGCCACCATCGAAGCCATCAGCTCGGCGCTGGCCAAGGGCGACAAGATCACCCTCGTCGGCTTCGGCACCTTCCAGGTCCGCGAGCGCGCCGCCCGCGAGGGTCGCAACCCCCGCACCGGCGCCGTCCTGAAGATCCCCGCCAAGAAGAGCCCCGTCTGGACCGCCGGCAAGACCCTCAAGGAGCGCGTCGAAGGCGCCAAGAAGAAGGCCGCTGCCAAGAAGAAGTAA
- a CDS encoding trypsin-like peptidase domain-containing protein: MQRKLVGYLMMLVIGAGAGAAIASCREQKTSAPSAAHSQAPVAPSARPISGALPVGSERIADLAERAAPAVVNIDTLTRQRRRSGDPFEDYIFGPQETLQKGVGSGFIVDPSGIVVTNHHVVRNATRLTVTLNDGRKLPGRIVGRDPATDIAVVQIEGKDLPTLSLGDSHHLRVGEWVVAIGSPLGLSKTVTAGIISALNRDVSISERVSFIQTDAAINPGNSGGPLIDMDGRVIGVNTAIAAQAQGIGFAIPADTVRAIVEQLRAKGKVERAWIGVSIAELTPERAAQLDRAVEPGILVQQVIPRGPAARGGLQPGDVLVEVDSRKLEKPSDLIRYLSDKKVGETVSVRVSRNGQRKTLKLQLDALPEEAAQPRLE; encoded by the coding sequence GTGCAACGCAAGCTTGTTGGCTACCTGATGATGCTCGTGATCGGCGCCGGCGCGGGCGCAGCGATCGCCTCTTGCCGCGAGCAGAAGACCAGCGCCCCTTCCGCCGCCCACTCCCAGGCACCGGTCGCACCGAGCGCGCGGCCGATCTCGGGGGCGCTACCGGTCGGCAGTGAGCGGATCGCGGACCTGGCCGAGCGCGCGGCCCCCGCGGTCGTCAACATCGACACCCTCACCCGGCAGCGCCGCCGCAGCGGCGACCCGTTCGAGGATTACATCTTCGGCCCCCAGGAGACCCTCCAGAAGGGGGTCGGCTCGGGCTTCATCGTCGATCCCAGCGGGATCGTCGTCACCAACCACCACGTGGTGCGCAACGCCACCCGGCTGACCGTGACCCTCAACGACGGCCGCAAGCTGCCGGGCCGCATCGTCGGCCGGGACCCGGCCACCGACATCGCCGTGGTCCAGATCGAGGGCAAGGACCTCCCGACCCTCTCGCTCGGCGACAGCCACCACCTGCGCGTCGGCGAGTGGGTGGTCGCCATCGGCAGCCCCCTGGGCCTCTCCAAGACGGTCACCGCCGGGATCATCAGCGCCCTCAACCGCGACGTCTCGATCAGCGAGCGCGTGAGCTTCATCCAGACCGACGCCGCCATCAACCCGGGCAACTCGGGCGGCCCCTTGATCGACATGGACGGCCGGGTGATCGGCGTCAACACGGCGATCGCCGCCCAGGCTCAGGGCATCGGCTTCGCCATCCCCGCCGACACCGTCCGGGCCATCGTCGAACAGCTGCGCGCCAAGGGCAAGGTCGAGCGGGCCTGGATCGGGGTCAGCATCGCCGAGCTGACCCCCGAGCGGGCCGCCCAGCTGGATCGCGCGGTCGAGCCCGGCATCCTGGTGCAGCAAGTGATCCCGAGGGGGCCGGCCGCGCGCGGCGGCCTGCAACCGGGCGACGTCCTGGTCGAGGTGGATTCGCGCAAGCTCGAGAAGCCCTCCGACCTGATCCGGTACCTCTCCGACAAGAAGGTGGGCGAGACGGTGTCGGTGCGCGTGAGCCGCAACGGACAGCGCAAGACCCTGAAGCTCCAGTTGGATGCCCTGCCCGAAGAGGCCGCGCAGCCGCGCTTAGAGTAA
- a CDS encoding ABC transporter substrate-binding protein, producing MPLKPSSSFRTSRILALALVLSTVASPGAWAKPGTLRLGLQDRPSTLDPALASNVPAIAVSHWLYNGLVTFDDKARIVPELAERYQVSKDGKVLEFTLRKGVRFHDGKPLTSADVAYSLTRLFWPETKSPGSSFYRAIAGSEEVLAGSTRTLSGISTPDAETVVIRLSAPQPTFLQVLGLNYAAIVPQGAGERPGFSQAPVGTGPFRFGTAVTGERIEFSRNPHYFKPGLPKLDGITLQLGLNEQVETLRFERGELDAIGLLRGIGAAEYARLARDPRHREHFITGPDMATYYVGMNTRMTPFNDPRVREAVAMAIDKAKIVRLVNGRGLVSQGFLPPGLPGATPDRKTYPYDPARAKQLLAEAGYPNGFESTYWCSSSQTSLKTAQAIHHDLAKVGIRLKLKPLAFPTFLAGVGREKMAPIFSGNWSQDFPDASNFLGTIFSKHAIRPVRSLNTTFFEDDLTNRLLDQAAITPDDTARFGLYQQAERRVMKLAPVVPLYHPMRSVLARPEVSGLVLHPVWPVDAERISVR from the coding sequence ATGCCCCTGAAGCCTTCCTCTTCTTTCCGCACAAGCCGGATCCTCGCCCTTGCGCTCGTGCTCTCGACCGTGGCTTCCCCCGGCGCCTGGGCCAAGCCCGGCACCCTGCGCCTCGGCCTCCAGGACCGGCCGAGCACCCTGGACCCGGCCCTTGCCTCCAACGTGCCGGCCATCGCCGTGAGCCACTGGCTCTACAACGGCCTGGTCACCTTCGACGACAAGGCCCGCATCGTCCCGGAGCTCGCCGAGCGCTACCAGGTCTCCAAGGACGGCAAGGTCCTCGAGTTCACCTTGCGCAAGGGAGTGCGCTTCCACGACGGCAAGCCCCTCACCTCCGCGGACGTCGCCTACTCGCTCACCCGCCTCTTCTGGCCCGAGACCAAGTCCCCGGGCTCGAGCTTCTACCGTGCGATCGCTGGCAGCGAAGAAGTGCTCGCGGGATCGACCCGCACCCTCTCGGGAATCTCCACCCCGGACGCCGAGACGGTCGTCATCCGGCTCTCGGCGCCCCAGCCCACCTTCTTGCAGGTGCTGGGCCTCAACTACGCGGCGATCGTCCCCCAGGGAGCGGGCGAGCGCCCGGGCTTTTCCCAAGCCCCCGTCGGCACGGGCCCCTTCCGGTTCGGCACGGCCGTCACCGGCGAGCGCATCGAGTTTTCGCGCAACCCCCACTACTTCAAGCCGGGGCTGCCCAAGCTCGACGGCATCACCCTGCAACTGGGGCTCAACGAGCAGGTCGAGACCCTGCGCTTCGAGCGCGGCGAGCTGGACGCCATCGGCCTCCTGCGTGGCATCGGCGCGGCCGAGTACGCCCGCCTCGCGCGCGATCCCAGGCACCGGGAGCACTTCATCACCGGCCCGGACATGGCGACCTACTACGTCGGGATGAACACCCGCATGACCCCTTTCAACGACCCGCGGGTGCGCGAGGCCGTCGCCATGGCCATCGACAAGGCCAAGATCGTCCGGCTCGTCAACGGCCGGGGACTGGTTTCCCAGGGCTTCCTGCCCCCGGGGCTGCCGGGCGCCACCCCCGATCGCAAGACCTACCCCTACGACCCCGCGCGCGCCAAGCAACTGCTCGCCGAGGCCGGGTACCCCAACGGCTTCGAGAGCACCTACTGGTGCTCCAGCTCCCAGACCTCGCTCAAGACCGCCCAGGCCATCCACCACGACCTAGCCAAGGTCGGGATCCGCCTTAAGCTCAAGCCCCTCGCCTTCCCGACCTTCCTCGCGGGCGTCGGCCGCGAGAAGATGGCCCCGATCTTCTCGGGCAACTGGTCCCAGGACTTCCCCGACGCCTCCAACTTCCTGGGGACGATCTTCTCGAAGCACGCCATCCGTCCGGTGCGCTCGCTCAACACCACCTTCTTCGAGGACGACCTGACCAACCGGCTCCTGGACCAGGCCGCCATCACCCCGGACGATACCGCGCGCTTCGGGCTGTACCAGCAGGCCGAGCGCCGGGTGATGAAGCTCGCGCCCGTCGTCCCCCTCTACCACCCCATGCGCTCCGTCCTGGCGCGGCCCGAAGTCTCGGGCCTCGTGCTGCACCCGGTCTGGCCGGTGGACGCCGAGCGCATCAGCGTGAGGTGA